From Gloeomargarita sp. SRBZ-1_bins_9:
CGATCATTTCTTCCCAGTCGTCCGGGTTGCCCTGGTGCAGGGGTTCCAGGCCCCGGCTGAGCCCGGCGTTGTTAATCAGCACGTCAATGGCCTGCCAGTCGGGGGGAAGCTGGGTAAACCATTGCTCTACGGCCTGTCGGTCCCGGACATCCAGGGGGCAGACGAGGCAGGGGGTTGGCAGTTCCTGGGCGAGGGTTGCAAGTCGCTCCCGGCGGCGGGCCACCAGCAACAACCGCACACCTAAGGGGGCTAACACCCGCGCGCATTCTTGACCAATGCCGCTGCTGGCGCCGGTAATGAGCACGATCTGTCCGGTTAAGTCCATGGGGAATGTCGTCAACGGTTCACCCTGCACAACCACGCTGGTCATTTTATACTTAACGTGGAGTTAACCCTGAGTGGTGCCCGGCCTATGGTCTCTGATCCCCAGCAACGTGCGGCGTTAGGCATTCCCCCTTTACCCTTGGATGCGGCCCAGACGGCGGCGCTGTGCGAAAAGTTGCAGTCACCCCAGGCGACGTTGGCGGACAAACGGCAGTTGCAGGAACGGGTGCCGCCGGGGGTGGACCCAGCCGCTTATGTCAAGGCGGGATTTTTGGCGGACCTAGCCCAGGGACGGCGCACCAGCCCGGTGATTTCTCCCCTGGAGGCGGTGCAAATGCTGGGGCAGATGATCGGCGGCTATAACGTCTCGGTGCTGATGGAGTTGCTGCAAAGTGAGGAGGCTACCCTGGCCCGGGCCGCCCAGGAAGCGTTGTCCCAGATCACCCTGGTCTATGACGCCTTTCACGATGTGTGGGCGCTAGCGGAGCAGGGGAATCTCTTTGCGCAAGGGGTGATTGACGCCTGGGCGGAGGCCACCTGGTTTACCCGCAGGCCGCCGGTGCCGGAGTGCTTGACCCTGACGGTGTTCAAGGTGCCGGGGGAAATCAATACGGATGACCTGTCGCCGGCGGTGCACGCTACCACCCGTGCTGATATTCCCCTGCACGCCCTGACCATGCTGGAAAGCCGCTATCCGGGGGCAATTGATGAAATACAGCGGCTGAAGCAGCGGGGGTATCCGGTGGCTTTTGTGGGGGATGTGGTGGGCACGGGGTCGTCCCGCAAGTCAGCCATCAATTCCCTGCTGTGGCATATCGGGGAGGACATACCGGGGGTGCCCAACAAGCGCCGGGGTGGGGTGATTCTGGGGGGCATTATTGCGCCCATTTTCTTCAATACGGCCCAGGATGCGGGGGCCTTGCCCATCGAATGCGATGTGACGCCGCTGCAAACGGGGATGGTGATCCGCTTGTATCCCTACCGGGGAGAAATCCAGGATGAACAGGGGCAGCTGCTTGCCCGTTTCACCCTGAAGCCGGAAACGCTCTTGGACGAGGTGCGGGCGGGGGGCCGGATTGCCCTGCTCATTGGCCGGGGGTTGACGGATAAGACGCGCAGTCGCTTGGGGTTACCGCCCCATCCGGGATTTGTGCGTCCCACGCCGCCGCCGGATAGCGGGAAAGGGTTCACCCTGGCGCAAAAAATGGTGGGGCGGGCCTGTGGGGTGCCGGGGGTGCGGCCAGGAACTGCCTGTGAACCGGTGATGACCACGGTGGGGTCCCAGGACACAACCGGGCCGATGACGCGGGATGAGCTAAAGGAGCTGGCCTGCCTGGGCTTTAGCGCCGACTTGGTGCTGCAGAGCTTTTGTCACACGGCAGCCTACCCCAAACCGGCGGATATTCAGGTGCAGCGGGAGTTGCCGGACTTTTTTGCGTCCCGGGGCGGGGTGGTGCTTAGGCCGGGGGATGGCATTATCCATTCCTGGCTGAACCGGCTGCTGTTGCCGGATACGGTGGGGACAGGGGCGGACTCCCATACCCGGTTTCCTTTGGGGATTTCCTTTCCGGCGGGGTCGGGGCTGGTGGCTTTTGCGGCGGCAATCGGCGTGATGCCCATCAATATGCCGGAGTCGGTGCGGGTGCGCTTTCGGGGGTCTTTGCAACCGGGGATCACCCTGCGGGATGTGGTGCACGCCATTCCCTATGTGGCCCTACAGCGGGGGTTGCTCACCCTGGGCAAGGAGAACAAGAAAAACATCTTTGCCGGGCGGATTAT
This genomic window contains:
- the acnB gene encoding bifunctional aconitate hydratase 2/2-methylisocitrate dehydratase — its product is MVSDPQQRAALGIPPLPLDAAQTAALCEKLQSPQATLADKRQLQERVPPGVDPAAYVKAGFLADLAQGRRTSPVISPLEAVQMLGQMIGGYNVSVLMELLQSEEATLARAAQEALSQITLVYDAFHDVWALAEQGNLFAQGVIDAWAEATWFTRRPPVPECLTLTVFKVPGEINTDDLSPAVHATTRADIPLHALTMLESRYPGAIDEIQRLKQRGYPVAFVGDVVGTGSSRKSAINSLLWHIGEDIPGVPNKRRGGVILGGIIAPIFFNTAQDAGALPIECDVTPLQTGMVIRLYPYRGEIQDEQGQLLARFTLKPETLLDEVRAGGRIALLIGRGLTDKTRSRLGLPPHPGFVRPTPPPDSGKGFTLAQKMVGRACGVPGVRPGTACEPVMTTVGSQDTTGPMTRDELKELACLGFSADLVLQSFCHTAAYPKPADIQVQRELPDFFASRGGVVLRPGDGIIHSWLNRLLLPDTVGTGADSHTRFPLGISFPAGSGLVAFAAAIGVMPINMPESVRVRFRGSLQPGITLRDVVHAIPYVALQRGLLTLGKENKKNIFAGRIMEMEGLPDLQVEQAFELTDATAERSCAACTIQLSVKTVSEFLRSNVALIKHLVARGYQDSRTLLRRMEKMQAWLDNPQLLTADPDAEYVATIDIDLDDITEPLVAAPNDPDNIKRLSECAGDRIDEVFIGSCMTNIGHYRAAAKVLEGAGQVKVRLWVCPPTRMDEQVLREEGYYAIFAAAGARMEMPGCSLCMGNQARVADGATVFSTSTRNFDNRMGKNARVYLGSAELAAVCALLGRIPTLEEYRTIVTQKIDPWAADLYRYLNFDQISAFANS